In Hyphomicrobium denitrificans ATCC 51888, the DNA window CTTTTCGAGTTCTGCGACGGACAACGTCGACAGGTTTTCTCCGATCACGACACCGCTCGGCTTCTTTGCCGGCATCAGGTCATCAAGGTCCACTGGCGCACCTCCATGCTGAGCTTCATCCCAACGTAACAGTAGCCAAGCGGGCCCGCGCGGTCGAGGCGCTGAGCCTTCGTGACGCGTTGGCGCGGCTTGCGAGGCAGGATCGGAGCGTGCATTGCTCGCGCACTCCCACAATGAAAGATCAGCAGATGAGCGCCCAGACCTCCATGAAAGCCGTTGTCATCAAAGGAAAAGGCGGGCCCGAAGTTCTGCAGGTGCGCGACCTTCCCGTGCCGACGCCGGGCGCGGGTGACGTGCTGATCAAAGTTGCAGCGGCAGGCGTCAACCGGCCGGACGTGCTGCAGCGTCAAGGAAATTACCCGGCGCCGAAAGGCCATTCCGAGCTTCCGGGACTCGAGGTCGCGGGCCTCGTCGCGGCACTCGGAGAGGGCGTCAATGGACTTGCCGTCGGCGATGCGGTGCTCGCACTGACGCCCGGCGGCGGGTATGCGGAATATGCCATTGCGCCGGCGCTCTGCTGCATTCGCAAGCCCGAAGCCCTTTCGTTCATCGACGCGGCCGCGATCCCGGAAACGTTCTTCACGGTCTGGCACAATGTGTTCGAGCGCGGCGCGCTGAAAGCGGGCGAGACGTTTCTCGTGCACGGCGGCACGAGCGGTATCGGCGTCACGGCGATCCAGCTTGCGAAGGCGTTCGGTGCGCGCGTCATCACCACGGTCGGCTCCGACGAGAAGTGCGAGGCCGCGCGCGCGCTCGGCGCGGACATCGCGATCAATTATCGGACCCAGGATTTTTCCGAAGTCGTCAAAACCGAAACGGGCAAACGCGGCGTCGATGTCATTCTCGACATGGTCGGCGGCGACTACATCGACAAGAACATCCGCGCGCTGGCGGATGACGGACGTCTGGTCAATATCGCGTATCAGAAAGGTTCGACGGCGACGATCGACTTCATCCGCGTGATGCTGAAGCGGTTGACGATCACCGGATCGACGCTGCGCATCCGTTCGAACGACGTGAAGGGCGGCATCGCGCGCGCTTTGGAGGAAAAGGTTATTCCGCTGGTGGCGTCGGGGAAAATCAAGATCCCGGTCGACAGCACATTTCCGTTGGCGGACGCGGCGAAAGCTCACGCGCGCATGGAGTCGAGCGAACACATCGGCAAGATCGTGCTGACCATCTAATTGCCGTGGATGGCCGCCTGCGCGGCCATGACGATGGTATTGAAAGGCTGCGCTTTGCCAGCCTTCGAAATTTTCTGGCATGCAGCGTGACAGAAAATCGGCGGACGACCACCTTCTCCCGTCATGGCCGCGAAGGCAGCCATCTACGTTCGGTGTGCCGCGCACTATTGCGCGGCCACGACCGGTCGCGCGAATTGCCTGAGGGCGCGTTTGCCGTGGATGCTGCTCGGCCATGACGGAAGAAGGCGGAACAGCTTGCCGGATGCGTGTCGCGCGATGCGATTACCAGTTGAAGCCGTTCATGACAGCGATGGGCTGAGCTGACGAGTTCGCGAACAGGCGTGCGGCGGCGGCACCGACATTCTCGTTCGCGTTCACGTCGACGCCGCTCGCGATAAAAACCGAACGAATGCCGAAATTGCTTGCGCCCGCGATGTCCGTTGAAACGCCGTCGCCGATCGCGAGCACGCGGTCTTTCGCTATCGATTTGCCGCGCGTGTCACTGCCGATCTCGAGCGCTAGATCGTAGATCGGCTGAAACGGCTTGCCCGCGTAACTCACGATGCCGCCCAGCGCTTTGTAGGCGCGCGCGATCGCACCGGCGCAATAGATCAGGCGTCCGTCGCGCTCGACCTTCTGATCCGGATTGGCGCAGATCATCGGTATGTCGCGCGCCTTTAGTTTTGCGAGCATCTCTGCGTAATCGGCCGGCGTTTCTTTCTCGTCGTCATAAAGGCCGGTGCAGACGGCGACGACCGCGTCGGCGACGCCGGCTCCGGGGGTTGCCTGCAAGTTGGCGAATACCGGCAAATCACGTTCGGGGCCGATGTGGAGGATCGGCTCGCCCGCCCAATCTTCGATGAGGCTGCGCGAGACATCGCCGGAGCTGACGATACCGTCGTAGGCGGAGCGCGCGACTCCGATGCCGTCGAGCTGGCGGGCAACGCTTTCGCGCGGGCGCGGCGAGTTGGTGACGAGGAGAATCGTGCCGCCTTGCTGCCGGAATGCTTCGCATGCGGCGACGGAAGACGCATAGGGGCGCACGCCGTTGTGCATGACGCCCCAGATATCGACGAACCAAAGATCCGCCGTTGCAGCGAGCGGTGCGATCGATTGCAGAACCGGAATTGCAGTCATTGATGATCCAGGTGTCTCCGCGCGCCATGCGTCGGCACGCGGAGTGCCCTATAGCGTCAGGAGATCAACCTGTCATCGGCGTGAGCGGGTTTGGCGGACGGCGCGGCGATGCGTCGTCCGCTTCAATTGCGTCTCAGGCGGCGGCCGACTGGTTTGACGGTCCGGTCAGCATCACCTGCCGCGGAACGCCGAACAGCGCGCCCTGTCCGAGATCGACGCCGATCTCCAGAAGACGCTTCTGCGTTTTCGCATCCGCGATGCCGCTGGCGATGATCGACAGGCCCGCGAGCGTCGCACGCTGATAGATTTCGTCAGCTGCAACGAAGCGATCGGACGCGGTGAAGCCATCGAAAACGACGTGTGACGGCAGGCGGATGAAGCGGAAGCCCGCCACAGCCAGCGCTGCGAAGTCGGTACGCATATGTTCGATGCCGTCGAGCGCAAAGCGGAAACCATAGGCGTGCATGTCGCGAATGGCCTGCCAGACGGAAGGCGTGAACGCGTCGATCGCGCGCTGCGTCAGAAGAACGACGAGCTGCGTCGCAACCTTGGGGCGGGTGCCGTACACCTGCGCGATGGTTTCGAGGAAAGCGCGCTCCGACAGCGAGCCGCCCATGACTTCGACAAGCAGCGAACCATCCTTGTCGCGCGCTTCCATGCGAAGCGAGAGAGCTGCGGCGCGCTGAAGCCGCTCGCTGTCAAACTTGGCGGCGAGATCCGGACCGGCGTGCGCGAACTCTTCCTCGCGCGAGTCGAGACGTGTGCCATCGGGCGTGCGCAGCGCGACCGTCATCTCATAGTGATTCACGGCGTGCTCGGACAACGTCACGATCGGCGCAAGGAAGACATCGATCGCGGCGGTATCGATCGCCTGAGCAAGCTCGCGACTGTTCGGCGCCGGTGCAGCAGGCGGAGCGCTGTTCATGCCGAAGTCGACCAGCGGCCGTTCAGGAAGCGGCAATTCATGGTGCGGCTCGTGCTGCGATGCCTCAAGCTCGGGCTCGGCCTTTTTCGGACTATGGTCGGCGCCCGCGATACGTTCGGCCGTTGCGGGAATGACGAGCTCGCCGAGGTCCGGCAGCGACGCCGGCTTGGGCGACGACGACGACGGCGCAGGCTCCGGAATAACGGATTTCGGGATGAAGTCGCCGAGGCCGCCCGGGCGCTCGCGCATCGTGGTGGCAGCGGCCTTCAGCGCACCGATCGAATGCTCGATGGCGTCGGTCGTTGGTGTCGAACGCATCTCAGGACGCATTGGTTTTGCGGGCGCGCGCGCGGCTTCGACGAAGTTCACCTCATCGGCTAGCTCGCGAATCTTGCGCTGCACGAGTTCCAGATCACCTTCGACGGTCGTCGCGCTGCGAGCAGCGGCCGGCGAACCCGGTGCCGAGGCTTCGGTGCGCGGGCGGAACGACCACTGGTCGCGGATCAACTCGGCGCCGCCCGTGGACGAACGCTCGTCGCGCGCGGCTTCGATTCCCGATGCCGGGAAACGCATTGCAGTCAGATCGTTCGATGTGTCGTTCAGCGATGTTTCGGCAGCCTCCTGTTCTGGCGTCGGCATAGCGCCGCGCAGCGGCGGCACGGACAAACGGCCATGAACGGGCGCCGAGACGGGCGTAGACGCGACATCTGCATTTGCGGCGGGGCGATGCGGGGCCGCACCCAACGGCGCGGAGCGTGCGACAGCGGCCGCAGCTTTCGCCGCATCGGAAGCGGTCGTGGCCGACGGGAATTCCGGCTGGCGCGATTCGCTGCCTGCGCCGGTCGCGGGCGAAAGTTTCATCCCGCGAAGCGCAGCCGGGCGTTGCGGTTTAGCGCTTTGAAAGCGTGTGCGCGCCAACTCGGCTTTCAATTCTGCGATCTGCGTCGATTTCTGCACCTGCTTGTGGATCAGCATGAACAGCATCCAGGCGCCGACCCCCGCGCCGATCGAGGCGCCCAGCGGCAAACCGAACTGCGCGTAAAGCATCGTCGCGATCGCAGCGGCGACGACCACAATGCTCAGAAGCACGAAGCCGTCTCGCAGCCCTGACTCTTTTTTCGGTTCGGCGGCCGCATCGGGTTTCGACGCGACGTCCGGGCCGGGCGTATGGGGCGCGCTTTGCGCACCCGCCGCGCCCGCCGCCCCTGATGTTGCAGGTGCTGCCGAAGGCTTCGTTTCGTCTTGTCTTCTCATGGTCTTCAGGCCGCCCATCGATTCGTGTCTCTGACAAGCTTCGCAGGCTCGCGAAGCGAGATGCAATGCAGAGCGCGGGACCTATCACCAAGTTTCCGTAGCCTAAGCCTCTATCGGCTCGATTCCCAGCGCATGCGGCGCGCGTCAGTCACACATCAGGATCGGCGTGCACGTTGCGAGTCTCGGTGCAAAGCCGCAAATCCGCCCTTGACCTGTCGCCGGCACACCCGAATCGGGGTGCTGTTTAGGTCTCGTTAGGCGAATCGCCGTGGTATCGTACGACCGACAGCGCCTCTCGCGTGTGCCGGTATTGCGTTATCTGTTGAGCAGGGGATCAAGCGCCATGTACATGGATCGTGTCAGTACGAGTGCCGATGGGTATGTAACGAGTGAGTTCGCGCAGGCGCGCATCCTTATAACTGGTCTTACCGCAACGTCGGGCATCGACATTGCGCGTTCGTTCGCCGACTTGCAGGCGCGTCTGATCGTGCACACGGCCGAGCTTTCCCCTGAGCTGATCGAACTTGCGGCTGTTCTGACGCAGACGGCTGGCGATATTCGCCTGCATACGCAGAATATCTCGAGCGCCGACAGCGCCGCTGCTTTTGCTCAGACATCAGCGCAGGCCTATGGCGGGCTCGACGCCGCCGTCAACATGGCATCCATTTCCTCGGATGAACTCGCGGCGGTGAAGCGCGACAGCGATCTGGAAATGCTGATCACCGAGAAGCTTTCGCCGCTCGCGCAGCTGACACGCATCGTCGCCAATCGCATGAACCTGGTTCTGAGCGAAGGCCTCATCCTTAACGTCCTGAAAATGCCGCGGCCGACGAGCGCCCGCGATACGGCCGTTGCCGGCTACGCGCGCACGGCGCTGGCGGCGATGACGGCGAACGAAGCGCAGGGCTGGGCTGGCCAGGGCATCCGCATCAACGCGGTTGGGCCGTGCGTGGTCGGCGACAGCGGCTTCAATGACGGCGCAGTCCTCACGAACGAGCCCGATGTCGCGACGCTTGCGCTCTATCTCGCATCACATCGGGGGCGTCGCCTCTCGGGGCATGTCTTCGATGCCGACGGCATGGCGTGCTGAAACCGCGCCATTGCTTTCCGCTAGGGAAACATTGAAGATTACAGCTCTCGCCGCAGAGAGCGTTTATGGATATCCGTCAGCTTCAGTATCTCGTCGCGCTGGCGCGTGAAAAGCATTTCACGCGTGCCGCGAATGCCTGTCACGTCACGCAGCCAACGCTCTCGGGCCGCATCCGGCAGCTCGAGCTTGAGCTCGGCGTTCCGATCGTCGAGCGCGGTCAGCGGTATCAGGGGCTGACGCAGGAAGGCGCCCGCGTTCTGAAGTGGGCGCAGCTCATCCTGAACAACTGGGCGTCGATGCATCAGGAGCTGGCGCATCTCGCGACTAGCGATTTCGGGTTGACCGGAAGGCTGGCGTTAGGCGCCATTCCCTCGGCGCTGCCGATGATCCCCTACCTGACCCAGGCGGTCAGAAAGTTGCACCCGCATATCGACTTCACCGTGATGTCGATGAGTTCCGAGGAAATCCTACGGGGCCTCGACGACTATTCGCTCGATGCGGGCATTACTTATCTCGATAATGAGCCTATCAACGGACTGATGGCGACCCCGCTTTACACTGAGCGCTACAGCCTTTTCGTTCCGGCGGGGCATGCTCTCGCGAAGGAGCAATCGGTTACCTGGCGCCAAGCGGCGGAGCTGCCGCTCGGCCTTCCGACGTCGAACATGCAGAACCGGCGGATCATCGACCGGGCTTTCAAGATTGCGGAGAGTCGTCCGAACCCGGCATTAGAGACGAATTCGGTCGTTAATCTCTATTCGAGCGTCAAATTGATGGGTCTCGCGAGCATCATGCCGGAATACATCGTCGGCATTTTCGGAGAAGACCCGGACGTGCAGGCCATTTCGCTGACCTCGCCCAATGTCGCGCAAAGCGTCGGCATGATCACCGCCGACCGCGATCCTGTTGCTCCGCTTATTCGCGCTTTCCGGGAAGCGGCCGCGTCCTTTTCGACGCATGGGATTTCTGCGGTGCAGATGGCAAACCAGAAAAATACTTAAACTGTGGGCCTACCATTAGTTTTCGCATTGCAGCATTGATGGCGTCGATGACCGGATCGGAGATACCGATTTGATTGGGGCCGCGAAATAAAACACTAGAAAAATCGCGGCAAGTGCGCATCTAAATAACAAGTTCGGCCTAGAATTGCCGTCGGGCCGTGCGAGGAAGCGCGCCACATGGCGAAAAAAGTTGGACGTTCACCAAAGGGCGATACCAAGCCCGAAATCACCCCTACGACGCCCGTGCAGATCGCGGCGGCGGCTATTTGTGCGCGTCATGGCAATAAGCCTGACGAGCTTCTCGAGATCTTTCACGAGATGCAGCACGACCTGGGCTATGTCCCGGAAGAGACGCTGCCGATCATCGCCAAGGCGCTCAATCGCTCACGCGCCGAAATCTATGGCGTTCTGACCTTTTACCATGAGTTCCATCGCCATCCGGTCGGCAAGCATGTCGTCAAGATCTGCCGCGCCGAGGCCTGTCAGTCGATGGGAACCGATGAGCTTTGCCAGCACGCCGAATCCAAGCTGAACGTGCCGCTCGGCGGCACCACGGCTGACGGCGCGGTGACGATCGAGCAGGTCTTCTGCCTCGGGAACTGCGCTCTCTCGCCGGCCGTTATGGTGGGAGAGAAGCTTTACGGCAGGGTCGATCCCAAACGGTTTGATGAAATCATCGCCGGCCTTGAGAAGGAGGCCGCGGAATGACCACGGTATTCGTTCCCCTGGACGCCGCCGCGCTTTCGATGGGCGCTGACGAAGTCGCAGACGCCATCATCAACG includes these proteins:
- a CDS encoding NAD(P)H-quinone oxidoreductase translates to MSAQTSMKAVVIKGKGGPEVLQVRDLPVPTPGAGDVLIKVAAAGVNRPDVLQRQGNYPAPKGHSELPGLEVAGLVAALGEGVNGLAVGDAVLALTPGGGYAEYAIAPALCCIRKPEALSFIDAAAIPETFFTVWHNVFERGALKAGETFLVHGGTSGIGVTAIQLAKAFGARVITTVGSDEKCEAARALGADIAINYRTQDFSEVVKTETGKRGVDVILDMVGGDYIDKNIRALADDGRLVNIAYQKGSTATIDFIRVMLKRLTITGSTLRIRSNDVKGGIARALEEKVIPLVASGKIKIPVDSTFPLADAAKAHARMESSEHIGKIVLTI
- a CDS encoding TIGR01459 family HAD-type hydrolase, which encodes MTAIPVLQSIAPLAATADLWFVDIWGVMHNGVRPYASSVAACEAFRQQGGTILLVTNSPRPRESVARQLDGIGVARSAYDGIVSSGDVSRSLIEDWAGEPILHIGPERDLPVFANLQATPGAGVADAVVAVCTGLYDDEKETPADYAEMLAKLKARDIPMICANPDQKVERDGRLIYCAGAIARAYKALGGIVSYAGKPFQPIYDLALEIGSDTRGKSIAKDRVLAIGDGVSTDIAGASNFGIRSVFIASGVDVNANENVGAAAARLFANSSAQPIAVMNGFNW
- a CDS encoding EAL domain-containing protein; amino-acid sequence: MRRQDETKPSAAPATSGAAGAAGAQSAPHTPGPDVASKPDAAAEPKKESGLRDGFVLLSIVVVAAAIATMLYAQFGLPLGASIGAGVGAWMLFMLIHKQVQKSTQIAELKAELARTRFQSAKPQRPAALRGMKLSPATGAGSESRQPEFPSATTASDAAKAAAAVARSAPLGAAPHRPAANADVASTPVSAPVHGRLSVPPLRGAMPTPEQEAAETSLNDTSNDLTAMRFPASGIEAARDERSSTGGAELIRDQWSFRPRTEASAPGSPAAARSATTVEGDLELVQRKIRELADEVNFVEAARAPAKPMRPEMRSTPTTDAIEHSIGALKAAATTMRERPGGLGDFIPKSVIPEPAPSSSSPKPASLPDLGELVIPATAERIAGADHSPKKAEPELEASQHEPHHELPLPERPLVDFGMNSAPPAAPAPNSRELAQAIDTAAIDVFLAPIVTLSEHAVNHYEMTVALRTPDGTRLDSREEEFAHAGPDLAAKFDSERLQRAAALSLRMEARDKDGSLLVEVMGGSLSERAFLETIAQVYGTRPKVATQLVVLLTQRAIDAFTPSVWQAIRDMHAYGFRFALDGIEHMRTDFAALAVAGFRFIRLPSHVVFDGFTASDRFVAADEIYQRATLAGLSIIASGIADAKTQKRLLEIGVDLGQGALFGVPRQVMLTGPSNQSAAA
- a CDS encoding SDR family oxidoreductase, with amino-acid sequence MYMDRVSTSADGYVTSEFAQARILITGLTATSGIDIARSFADLQARLIVHTAELSPELIELAAVLTQTAGDIRLHTQNISSADSAAAFAQTSAQAYGGLDAAVNMASISSDELAAVKRDSDLEMLITEKLSPLAQLTRIVANRMNLVLSEGLILNVLKMPRPTSARDTAVAGYARTALAAMTANEAQGWAGQGIRINAVGPCVVGDSGFNDGAVLTNEPDVATLALYLASHRGRRLSGHVFDADGMAC
- a CDS encoding LysR family transcriptional regulator, with amino-acid sequence MDIRQLQYLVALAREKHFTRAANACHVTQPTLSGRIRQLELELGVPIVERGQRYQGLTQEGARVLKWAQLILNNWASMHQELAHLATSDFGLTGRLALGAIPSALPMIPYLTQAVRKLHPHIDFTVMSMSSEEILRGLDDYSLDAGITYLDNEPINGLMATPLYTERYSLFVPAGHALAKEQSVTWRQAAELPLGLPTSNMQNRRIIDRAFKIAESRPNPALETNSVVNLYSSVKLMGLASIMPEYIVGIFGEDPDVQAISLTSPNVAQSVGMITADRDPVAPLIRAFREAAASFSTHGISAVQMANQKNT
- a CDS encoding formate dehydrogenase subunit gamma, whose product is MAKKVGRSPKGDTKPEITPTTPVQIAAAAICARHGNKPDELLEIFHEMQHDLGYVPEETLPIIAKALNRSRAEIYGVLTFYHEFHRHPVGKHVVKICRAEACQSMGTDELCQHAESKLNVPLGGTTADGAVTIEQVFCLGNCALSPAVMVGEKLYGRVDPKRFDEIIAGLEKEAAE